Genomic DNA from Gemmatimonadota bacterium:
TGGTCGATTTCAATGCCGCGTTTGTCATGTGAGTTCTGTATGTCTGGTAGAGTCATTCTGTTCTCCGTTGTTCTGACGAGTTCCGCCTAATATACCTCAAAATGCAAAATGGTCAATCCTATAAAAATTGTCGATAGAATGTTTTCCATCACCGCGTGTGTGCTCATTAAAGGCTATCAATATGTGCTGTCGCCCCTGATGCGCTTTTTTGCCATTGCGCCCAGTCCATGCCGCTATCATCCCACATGCTCGCATTATGCGCTTGAGGCTTTTCGCCAGCATCCCTTCCCGTATGCTCTTTCTCTTTCGATACGACGTATTTTGCGCTGTCGTCCGTTTGCCAGAGGTGGGTACGATCCGGTTCCTCCGCCTTCTGATCAATGACCTTCTATCTCGCCAACATCCTGCCCAGAGGCCGTCCGCCGACCAGATGCATGTGGATGTGATACACTTCCTGGCCTCCGTCGCGATTGCAATTGATGATGAGGCGATACCCGTCTTCTGATATGCCTTCGTCTGCCGCGATTTTTGCCGTTACGGTCATCATGCGCCCGAGTGCGGGTTCGTCTTCTTTTGCGACGTCGTTGATTGTGGGGATTAATTTGTTAGGGACGATCAAGACGTGGGTAGGTGCCTGGGGATTGATGTCTCGGAAAGCGGTTACCAGGTCGTCTTGATAGACGATGTCTGCGTTGATTTCGCGTCGGATGATTTTGCTAAAGATCGTTTCTTCGGCCATTGTTCTCTCCTTTGTTGGGGGTTTGCGAATGCAACTGTATGATAGGGTATGGGATGTGTTTTTGCCAATCGGAATTTGACTGTGTAATACAAATTTCTTGATGTTATAGAGGCAACACTGTATATTTCAGTTTCTTGCCCGCCGCGTGTTGGCGGTCTGATAACAAAAGATACTGGAGGTACGCTATGGCTAAGCGACAGGGTAGCCGTATAGGCATTAGAATGAAAAGTACAGAGAGTTCGCATTATTATCATACGGAAAAAAATCGACAGAATCATCCCGATCGCCTCGAATTGAAGAAGTTCGATCCCATACTGCGGAAGCGCGTGCTCTATCGGGAAGAGCGATAGATATTGACAGGGGGATTTTTCCATGGCCAGACGTTGTAGTATTACGGGAAGGGGACCGCTTAGTGGTCATCATGTGTCCCACTCCAAACGAAGAGTCAAGCGGGTGCAAAAACCCAATTTGAAGAGCAAGCGCATTTACGTTCCAGAACTCGGTCGCTTTGTGCGTGTCAAGCTTTCTGCCCGCGCACTGCGAACGGTGAATAAAAAAGGTTTTTTGTCGTATCTCAAAGACCGCGGTCTTTCAGTGGAGAAAGTTGCGCTTTAAATAAAATGTCATAAAACATGGATTCGGGTTGCAGTATAGGGAAAACGGTGAGAATCCGTTGCGGTCCCGCCGCTGTAACTGGAGATGGTTCTCGCATTTATGCCACTGGTGAAAAACCGGGAAGGCGCGAGAAGCACGAGACCCAGAAGCCAGAAGACCTGCCCGAATCTCAGGCCTTATTGATTTCCTCGTGGATTGGGAAAAAGGTGAGATGCCATGCGCTTCGGTCCTGTGGTTTTGTCGCGTATAGCTATGTCCCTGATTTCTACAAGGAAGTCAGGGATTTTTTTGTGCGAGGTGTGTGTTGAATCTAAGAATATGGATGTCGATGATATGTTGTATCTCGGTTTGGACCATGTCTGTTCAGGCGCAGTTGTCTTTGCAATATGCACAGGGTTTTCGCGTTGATTATTTCGATGATTACAGGGTTGTAACAGTGCTCGCGCCCGGGAGTGGAGAGCGGGAAAAGGTTCAGTATGTCCTGGTGCAGCGCGGGCACGAGTCGCCCGATGGCTATGAAGGGGTTCCGAGAATAGAAATTCCCGTGCGGACTTTGATTACGACATCTACGACGCATTTGCCACATGTCGAAAAGCTCGGTGAGGTTCATAGCCTGATTGGGATTGATAATATCAAATTTGTCAATTCAGAGGCTGTCAAACAGCGCTTTGCGGCGGGTGAGTTGGTCGAAGTTGGGCGAGATAGGGCTATTGATTTGGAAAGAGTTCTGGTGCTTCAACCCGATCTCGTTATGACAGATGCGCAATCGCAGGATAATGCCCTTGTCGCGCTTCAAGAAGCGGGTGTGCCTGTTGTTATTAATGCTGCATATGCGGAACCTTCGTTGCTGGGGCGCGTCGAGTGGATCAAATTTGTGGGTGCTTTTTTTCAGAAAGAAGGGCTGGCATCTGCCCAATTTGATAGCATTGTTGTGAGGTATGAAGCGCGTAGAGCGTTGGTCCAGAATTTGCCAGCAGATAAGCGTCCCACTGTTTTTGTGGGGTCTCTCTGGCGCGGGACCTGGTTTATGTCGGGGGGCAATACCTATCCCGCGCAGTTGCTCAGGGATGCGGGTGCAAATTATTTGTGGGGAGATGATGATTCACAACAGAGTTTGGCACTCGATTTTGAGACGGTTTACGAAAAGGCGCACGATGCGAATTGCTGGATTACGATGAGAAATGAATGGTACTCTCGAGGCGATGTTGTCGCCGAGGACGAGCGGTACAAAAAATTCACGGCGTTTGAGACGGGAAATGTTTTCAATGCGAATGCACGCCTCAACGCGCATGGGGGCAATGACTATTGGGAGACGGGGCTTATTGAGCCAGATGTTGTGCTGGCTGATATTATTAAAATTTTATATCCCGATTTGTTGTTGGATCATCAACTCAAGTACTATCGAAAGCTCGATCCATAGCTTATGAAAATGATGCGTTTTTTAATTTTTTTGATTTTCTGCGCGAATACGCCGATCTGGGCAGCGGAGATTGTTGGTCGCGTTACCGATGCTGAGAGCCGAATGCCCATAGCAAGTGTGCGTGTTCAAATTCTCAATACGGATTTTGTGACGCAGACGGATGGGGATGGGCGCTTTGCTTTTGCCGATCTGATGCCCGGTTCTTATACGCTTGTTATGACACATGTGGCTTACGATGTGGGGCAACGCGCGGTTCGCGTGACCAAAACGGCTGAGGTTTTTGTTGCGCTGTCGCCGAGGACGTTTCCCCTCGATGAGTTTTCGGTGATTGCCGATCCGATAGGTGCCAGTGATATTCACAGGAATCCAGCGTATGCGACGGTTATTACGCGCGAAAGTTTTGAGGGTAGGGAGACGACGTTGCCCGATGTATTGGCTGAGGCTACGGGGGTACACGTCAAGCGCCTCGGCGGGCTGGGTGCTTTTAGTACGCTTTCGCTGCGCGGTTCATCAGCCGATCAGGTTGAGGTTTATCTCGATGGGATTCTGCTCAATACTGCTTTTGGTGGAGGGGTAGATCTCAGCAATTTGCCACTGGCTCACGTCGGGCAGATTGAGGTGTATCGCGGTGCAGGTGCAGGTGGTAATGGACTGGGTGGCACGGTGCATGTGCGCACGCGACAGACGCAGAGGCGATGGTTTCACGGGGTTCGAGGATCGTGGGGTGCTTTTGATACGCGGTTGATGAGTGGTGTATTCGCGGGCGGATTTGGTCGGTCGGAGTTTCTCGTTGTGGCTGATTATGCACATAGCGATAACGATTTTGGATTTCTCGACGATAATGGGACCGAATACAATGACAGTGACGATGTTTGGAGCAGGCGTGAGAATAACGATCATCGATCTTTTAATCTTTTGGGCAAATGGCGTCGCGCTTTTGGGGAGGATCGAATTTTATCCGTCCACGAGACCGCGTATTGGAAATATCAGGGCATGCCAGGTATTAGCAATAATCAGTCGCAGAATGCACATTTTGATGTTTTCCAGACGATGACGGAAGTCGCTTATGAGGATCGCGTTTTATTGAACGGGATAAATACGCGGCAGTCGCTTTATGTCACGCATGTCAAAGAGCGGTTCCGCGATCTGGATGGCGAGATCGGGATTGGGCGCCAGGATAATGATTATCTCACGCGCACTTATGGGTGGCTGGGGCGTTTGCAAACGATTCTGTTTTCGCGCTGTGATATCGCGACTGCGATTGGGTTGCACAGGGAGACTTATTTGCCGACGGCGCATCTTCGGTCTGTTGCCAGTTTGTTCGATAGTCAGCGGTGGATTTTTTCCGCGCGCACGGGGCTGGATATTTCACTGCCGGGTGAGATTGGGATCTGGTCTTTGGGCGCGGAGCAACGGCGGATATACAGTTCGTTTACCGGTGCCAATCCTTTTAATTTTTCGCCGCTTGCACCCGATTCTGCCAATACGCGCGATCTGACCAGTCTGCGTTCGGGTGTGCGTTTTGATCTGGCATCTCATCTGATGTTTAAGGCCAATGCGGGGCGCGTGTTTCGCGTGCCTTCTTTTTACGAGCTTTTTGGAGATCGAGGCGGTGTGGTCGGCAATGTCAATCTCAGGCCCGAGTATGGTCTGACATGGGATGCGGGTCTGCGTTATGCAGATGGGACGACTACGTTGGAAGGCGCGTTTTTTGATCATCGCTATGAGGATTTGATCCAGTTTGTTCACACGTCACAGGCTACATCGCGTCCGGTTAATATCGGCAAAGCGCGTGTGTATGGGTTTGAAATGACCGCGCAGAGACGCTTTGGTTCTCGGGTTGATTTGTCGGGTAATTACACGTATCAGAAAGCTACTGATAAGTCCAATATTCCCCATTTGACTGGCAATATTTTGCCCAATCGCCCGCCACACGCGCTGTTTGTTCGTGCTACTATGCGTCTGGGACGCGGTACTGTGTTTTACGACTATGCGTTTGAAGATGGCAATTTTTTGGATCAGGCGAATCGACGCCCGCTATTATCGCGGCATGTTCACACTGCGGGTGTGAAGGTGGATACGGGGCTGCGGTTTCACATTGGATTGGAGGTGAAAAATCTAACTGGGGCACAAATCGCCGATACCTGGGGTTATCCGCTGCCAGGGCGCGCGGTTTTTGTGCGTGTGAATGCGGATTAAGTAGATGAAAGGTTCTTTTTAACACAGGAGGATGTAATGAGGTGGTTTTTAGTCATTCTGTTTTTTGCAACAGATGCACTGGCAAATCAAGCGGTTATTACGACGACGGATTATAGCAGTGGTAGTTTTTCGAGTCTGGATCTCAATACAAATACGGTGACAAACGATCATCTGACGATTCACTCGGATGCGGCGGTGCGGACGTATAGGGATAAGGTGTATATTATCAATCGTCTGGGGCAGGATAATGTGATTGTTTTGAATCGCAGTGATCTGAAGACGCCATTGACGCAGTATTCGACAGGCAATGGTTCCAATCCGCACGATATGGTTTTTGTCAGCGAGGAGAAAGCGTATATTTCGCGGTATGAGCGCACGCATTTGCTGATTGTAAATCCCGTTACGGGGGATTCATTGGGTGCGGTGGATTTATCGGGTTTTGCGGATGCGGATGGTTTGCCCGAAGTATCTCAGCTCGCGTTGTCTGACAATCATTTGTTTGCCGCGTGTCAGCGGCTGGATCGAGATAATGGATGGGTGCCGACTGATGTTTCGGTGATTGTGGTTGTTGATGTGATGACGGATCAGGTGGTGGATGTGGATGTAAATACAGCGGGTGTGCAGGGGATTGTGATGGCGGGTAAGAATCCCGCGGGCGCTGTGCAGAGAGGGAATAAGTGGTTTTTAAGCGCGGTCAATACATTCGAAGATCTGACGGATGGCGGGATTGAGGTGATTGATCTGGCAAAATTGAGGAGTGAAGGCGTTGTGCTTGGTGAGATGGCTTTGGGTGGCAATCTGAGTTCTCTGGCGATGGTTTCGGATGACGAGGGGTATGTCGTTGTTTTAGATGCAAATTTTGCCAATATTGTCAAACGATTCGGTTTGGCGATGCAGTCTGTATCGTCGGGTTTGAGTGGTCTTTCAGGCGGATTTGTGCCGAGTCTGGGGGTATTCGGAGGAAGGTTGTACGTTTTGGATCGAGGGAGTTTTGTGGATCCGACATCTGTGGGGGTGCGGGTTTATGACGTGAAGACGGATGCGCTTGTGGCTGGTCCGATCAATACGGGACTACCGCCTTCGACTATTGCATTTGTGGGCAGTGTGGCTGATTTTAATGGCGATTGTGTGGTTGATTTTAGCGATTTTTTGGCTTTTGCTTCCGCGTTTGGGAAAGCAGCGAGTGATGCTATGTTCGATTTGGATGGCAATGGTTCAGTTGATTTTCCCGATTTTTTGATTTTTGTTTCGGAATTTGAAGGGGAATAAAAGGCCTGTATCCGCGTTCAAAAGAGAGGTTTGTATGGGTACCAGACAACGAAAACGGCATGTCAAAAAGGGTCTGGTGATGGTCAATACCGGAGATGGTAAGGGCAAGACCACGGCGGCGCTGGGGGTGATGACCCGCGCCTGGGGGCGCAAGATGCGCGTGGGCGTGATTCAGTTTTTGAAGCACGAGAATGCCAATTTTGGCGAGATTCGCGCGGCCAGGCGCATGGAGGTCGATTGGATTGGTACGGGCGATGGGTGGACGTGGACGAGCAAGGATATCGATGAGTCACAGGCTCGGGCATTGCGCGGTTGGGAAGTGGCGCAGGAGCGGATTGCGAGTGGAGATTACGATCTGTTTATTCTGGATGAGTTTACGTATTTGATGGCTTTTGGATGGTTGGATGCAAAAGAGGTGGTGGATTGGCTGCGAGAGCATAAGCCAGAGATGTTGCATGTGATTATTACGGGGCGCGATGCGCCCGATGAGTTGGTTGATTTTGCCGATATGGTGACTGAGATGCGCGAGGTTAAGCATCCGTTTAGCGATCAGGGTATTGTTGCGCAACCCGGGATTGATTTTTGAGATGGATGAGTTTGTCGATCAGCATGAGTATTACGAGTTGAAGCGCGATGGTCGTTTTTTGATCGCGGAATTGCTGGTGCCGCATCAGGTGCTGAGTACGTCGGCATATCGCGGTGGTTTGTGCGAGGGTGTCCGATATCTGGTGAATCACCAGAGTTGTGAGGGCAATGGACACGATGCGCGTTTTGCGTTGATTAAGCAACTCGGCGAGGTGGGGTATCATCGCCATGTCTGTGCAGAACGCGGTTTGCCGCCGGACGCGGTCGCGCTGATGGGTACGGCTGCAAATATGCATTATGCGTCTCGCGTTGTGGAATCGCATGCCGAGTTGCGCGTGTGTGCAGTTGTTACCGCAGGTGTTGAGGGCAATGCGGGGTGTGCGGGCGATGAGGCGAGTTGGCACGAAGAGGATGCGGGATGGCGCCATCTCTATGAGGGGACGATCAATGCGATGGTGTTTATCAATTGGCCGCTTACGCCGGGGGCTATGGCGCGGGCAGCGGTGACGATGACCGAGGGGAAGTCTGCCGCGCTTCGCGATCTCGCTATTTCGAGTCGCTATTCTCAGGATCTCGCAACGGGTACTGGTACAGATCAGTACTGTATTGCTGCGCCTCTGGATAAGACACGAGTGCCCAAAACCAATGCGGGACATCACGCAAAATTGGGCGAGTTGATCGGCAAATCTGTGCGTAGAGCCACGCTGGAGGCGCTACGATGGCAAAACGGTTTGGAGGCGTCGCATACGCGTAGCGTTTTTCATGCGTTGAAGCGGTTTGGGTTTAGAGAGGACCGTTTTTTGCAGGCGATGGAGAAACGGCTCAAAGCGGGTGAGTTTGCGTTGTTGAAGAAGAATCTCAATTCTGTTGTTTACGAACCGCGCGTTTCGGCGGCGGCTTATGGGTTTGCAGCGGTTTGGGATCGGGTGCGGTATGGGACGCTTTCACATGCTCTGGCAGATCCAGTGTTGCGTCAGCAGGCAGCGATATTGGCGACTGCGCTGGCGGCGAGGCCAGATGTCTGGGTGTCGTGTTACGAGCAGTTGCGCGTGGATGAGAACGCATTTTTGGAGGTTGTTTACGATGCATTTGCGCTTGGATGGCGTTTGAAATGGACGTGACTATTCTCGAGCCAGATCCGGTTTTGCTCCTTTGCGCGGTCGTTTTAGATGGTCTTTTTGGCGATCCAGTTTATGCGTTGCATCCCGTTCGTTTGATGGGTGCGACGCTGTCTTTTTTTGAGCGGGTGCTTCGCGGTCTGCGGCTGGATGGTTATGCAGGTGGGTGTTTGCTGTTTTTGTTGCTGTCTGCGTTTTGGGTGGGGGTTGTCTGTGCATTGGCTTGTGTGTTGCATGATGTCCAATATGGAGTGGGGTGGATTTTTCAGATTTTTGTTTTGTACAGTATGATTGCGCTCAAAGATTTGTGCAAGCACGGGTTGGCGATTGATCGCGCTGCTGATCTGGAGCGTGCGCGCGAGGCCGCGTCTATGCTTGTGGGACGCGATACCGATGTGATGGATTTTGCGGCTTGCCGACGTGCGGGTATGGAGAGTTTGAGCGAGAATGCAGTGGATGGTTTTGTGTCCCCCATTTTTTGGTACGCGATATTGGGGTTGCCGGGTGTTGTGTTTTTTAAGGTGGTCAGTACGATGGATTCTATGGTGGGGTTTAAGACGCCGCCATACCGCTATTTTGGCTGGTGTGGGGCGCGGCTGGACGATGTGCTCAATTTTATTCCGGCGCGTTTGACGTATTTGGGGATGGTGCTGGTGGCGTTTTTTATGCCCGGGTGTTCTGCGCGCAAGGCATTGCTTATCGGGTGGCGGCAACACGCGCTTGTTCCGGGTCCAAATTCCGGGTGGAGTGAAGCTGCGGCTGCAGGCGCTTTGCAGAGGCGGTTGGTCGGTCCTGTTTGGCAGGGAGGGACGCAGGTTACAGATGTGTGGTTGGGCGATGCGGATGATTCCGAAGGTGGTCAGCCTGGAGATATGCGCCGTATGTGTGTTTTTGTTATTGTTACCTGTTTGCTCGCGACAGGGCTGGCGGTTTTATTGACTTTCTGAAGTCGCACCCCTATTTTTTTGTAGCAATCCTACAGGGAGGGACTATTGTGAAATATTTGATAATTATTTTGGGGCTGGCCAGTCTCTTTTTTGTCGCGTATCCCGCCGTTGTAAAGGGGCAGGAGGTAACGGCGAGTGAGGTGGTGGACCGGGAGACTCTGAAAGCTTTTGTAGAAGGGGCAAAGGATTCATTAGAGAGTGCCGATAACTTTGCTGAGGTCTCAAGATTGATTGAGGCATTCAGGATTGAGGGAGATTGGAAGGCCGGTTCGATGTACCTTGTGGTGTTGGCTTCCGAAGGTCTCGTGCAATTTCACGGGGGCGATGTGACGTTTGAGGATAAAAACGTCCTTGATCTCGAAGATGCCAGAGGCGTTAAGGTTGTCCAGGAGATGCTCGCCGCAGCCGCTGGAGGCGGCGGTTTTGTCGCGTATTATTGGGATGATCCGGCAGTGGAAGAAGATGCCGATTCGCCCAAGCTGACTTACGCTGCTCCGGTTACTATACGCGGTCTAGAGTTTATCGTCGTCGCTGGCTTTTATATGGATCTGTCCGGCGTTGATGCCGAGCCAAATATCTTTGATATCCTGGAGGTAACAGCTCGTGATGTGAAGGATAAGGAAACTCTGAAAGCCTTTGTCGAGGGTTTGAGGGTTCTCGTTCCGATTATCGAGGAAAAGGGTTATCCCTATCTGGCAACTGTCCAGGCCGCAATCAGGACCGAGGGGGAGGATTTCAAGTATGGTTCGATCTACATTTTTGTGATAGATACCAGCGGTGTATTGATCTTTCACGGGACCGCTGACCCGAGTTCCTATGGGCAAAATATGATTGATGTCGAAGATGTCAATGGGGTCAAAATTGTGCAGGAGATCATCGCGACAGCTACAGCGGGCGGCGGTTTTGTCAAGTATTATTGGGATAATCCAGCGGTAGAAGGAGATGAAGATACCCAATCGCCCAAGCTGAGCTATGTGATCCCGCTTAATATCTTCGGTCGGATTTTTATCGTGGGCGCTGGTATTTATCTGGAGTCCGATACGGCTTTTGAAGGTGCCGGCCTGGTGGATGTACAGGTTGTAGGCGATGGCGATGTGAGCGGTTTGACGGTGGAGGTTTCTCGCTCAATTGCTGGTCGTGTGCCCAATTATGCGTGGCATAATACGACAGATGAGATGGGGCGTGCTGTGGTAAGGGTGATGGCGGATGACCAGAGGCGTGTGAATGGCATGTATCAGGCGCGCGTGCGTTCGGCAGATGGTGCGACCATTGCGAGGTGGTCCAGTATTCCAATAGTGCCCGGAAGCCGCGTGACTTATGAGGTCAATTTGGATGGTGATGTGCGCTTTATCAATCCTTTTGCGGCTTCATTGGGGCAGAACCATCCCAATCCGTTTAATCCAGCGACGACTATTCGCTATTCTTTGGGAGAAGCAGTGAATGTACGATTGGCTATTTACAATGTACTGGGTCAGGAAATTCGGTTGCTGGTTCAGCAGTTCCAGCCCGCGGGAAATTATACGGTCGTGTGGGATGGGCGTGATGCTGCTGGGCGTCAGGTGAGTACGGGTATGTATGTGTATCGCCTGCAAGCCGGGGAAGATGTGGTCACGCGCAAGATGTTGCTGACAAAATAGTAGTGAAATAATTAAAAAAAGAAACGGGTTTCGTGAGTACAGAAGAAAAGGCGCGACCCGTTTTTTATTTATTCGGATGGAAAATGGCAATTCTTAAAACACAAAATCTCGCTGTGGGTTATAAACACGGCAGTCGTCCGTCTCGCGTTGTGGCACACGATATAGATGTGTCGCTCCATCGCGGTGAATTTGTGTGTTTGCTGGGTCCCAATGGTGCGGGAAAATCCACGCTTATTCGCACGCTTGTGGGGATGCAGCCGCCGCTTGATGGGCATGTGTGTCTTATGGGTCGAGATATCGCGGATATGTCTGCTACAGAAGTTGCCCAGGTGATCAGCGTGGTGCTTACGGATCGCATTGGTATTGGTATTATGGCTGTGCGCGATCTGGTCGGTCTGGGGCGATATCCCCATACGGATTGGATCGGACGCTTTACAGAGGAAGATGAACGGGTTGTTTCCTGGGCTATTCGGGCAGCCCGCGCTGAGGATCTGGCATATCGCAATGTGGCTGAACTCAGCGATGGCGAGCGTCAAAAGGTTATGATTGCACGCGCGCTGGCGCAGGAGCCAGATCTTATGATTCTCGATGAACCTACGGCTTTTCTCGATTTGCCTCGTCGCGCTGAGATTATGGCTTTGTTGCAGGATCTGGCACATTCTACGGGTAAGGCGATTTTGCTTTCAACGCACGATTTGGATCTGGCGCTGCGTTGTGCAGATCGCATTTATCTTTTGCCGTTTGAGGGTGTGTTGCAGACTGGCGCGCCTGAGGATTTAATTCTCAATGGCGCTTTTGAAGATGCGTTTCAGAGTGATGGCGTGCATTTTGATGCGGATACGGGTGCGTTTAAGCTCAATGCACAACGCGGTCACGCTTCAGTTGCTGTGTCTGGGGAAGGCCGGCGCGCTTATTGGACCAGGCGCGCGCTGGAGAGAGCCGGGTTTCAAGTGGGAGATGGGGGGGCTGAGTGGCATGTCAATATTCGGGAAGGGGATGCCTGGTGTGTTGAGCGCGATGGCGTGGTTCGGGAATACGATTCGATTGCCGATTTGATTGCGGCACTGAAAGGTGAACGCGGATAAAAGGATGGTCGGGATGGAGGCTCAATACAAGGATGAAGCGCAGGGGAGATCGCGGCACGCGGTTATTATGCTGGGTTTATTTTTGCTGCTTCTGATCGCGTTCGGTTTGAGTTTGTCGCTGGGGTCGGTTCATATTCCATTGGCGGCCTTGTTCGGCGTTCTTACGGGTGGAGAAGTGTCGTCTGCGGCATGGGCGATTATTGTTCATACGATTCGATTGCCCAAGGCGATTACCGCTGTGCTGGCAGGTGCAGCGCTTTCTGTGGGTGGGTTGCAGATGCAAACGCTTTTTCGCAATCCGCTGGCGGATCCTTTTGTGCTGGGTATCAGTGCCGGCGCGAGTCTCGGCGTTGCTATTGTGGTGCTGACAGTGGGTTCGGTGGGTAGTGCGCTTATCGCGGGGATGGGCTTTCTGGGCGATTTGGGTTTGGCGGTTGCGGCTATTATGGGTGCAGCCGCTGTGCTGGGATGCGTGTTACTGGTGTCTCGCAGTGTGCAGAGTGTGATGACGTTGCTGATTTTGGGGCTGATGTTTGGGTATGCGACCGGAGCTTTTGTCAGTGTTTTGATTTATTTTAGCGTTCCTGAACAAATACAGTCGTACATTTTGTGGACTTTTGGCAGTTTTGGCAGTGTGACATGGCGACAGATGCCCGTGCTCATTTCTGCTATTTTTGTGGGTCTTTTGCTGGCGTTTTTGTGTATTAAACCGCTCAATGCACTGTTGCTGGGGGAAAATTATGCGCGCAGTATGGGTTTGAATGTCAAGCGCATTCGCTTGTGGATTTTGATCAGTGCGTCGATTCTGGCG
This window encodes:
- a CDS encoding iron ABC transporter permease — its product is MEAQYKDEAQGRSRHAVIMLGLFLLLLIAFGLSLSLGSVHIPLAALFGVLTGGEVSSAAWAIIVHTIRLPKAITAVLAGAALSVGGLQMQTLFRNPLADPFVLGISAGASLGVAIVVLTVGSVGSALIAGMGFLGDLGLAVAAIMGAAAVLGCVLLVSRSVQSVMTLLILGLMFGYATGAFVSVLIYFSVPEQIQSYILWTFGSFGSVTWRQMPVLISAIFVGLLLAFLCIKPLNALLLGENYARSMGLNVKRIRLWILISASILAGATTAFCGPIAFLGLAVPHLCRSLLHTSDHRVLMPAVTCLGATLALLSDLIAHLPGSQFVLPLNAVTSLIGAPIVIWFILHRKNLSQAFS
- a CDS encoding ABC transporter ATP-binding protein, translating into MAILKTQNLAVGYKHGSRPSRVVAHDIDVSLHRGEFVCLLGPNGAGKSTLIRTLVGMQPPLDGHVCLMGRDIADMSATEVAQVISVVLTDRIGIGIMAVRDLVGLGRYPHTDWIGRFTEEDERVVSWAIRAARAEDLAYRNVAELSDGERQKVMIARALAQEPDLMILDEPTAFLDLPRRAEIMALLQDLAHSTGKAILLSTHDLDLALRCADRIYLLPFEGVLQTGAPEDLILNGAFEDAFQSDGVHFDADTGAFKLNAQRGHASVAVSGEGRRAYWTRRALERAGFQVGDGGAEWHVNIREGDAWCVERDGVVREYDSIADLIAALKGERG